The Brachyspira aalborgi genome has a segment encoding these proteins:
- a CDS encoding DUF4405 domain-containing protein, which produces MKKIIKIFVDIIMTILLFLLTAYHWTGDTIHEYLGFSLFFFFILHHILNFNWYKSLFKGKYSFNRILNTFINTMLIICMLGLMISGIMFSRKVLFFLNLDGGGMFNRRLHMLSASWIFVFISAHIGMHWGMFIGMMKLKKIKAIILRILINILGISIAIYGIFSFVKRRLYEKMFLLIDYAFFDYDEAIIFFFLDYLAIMGLFIFITYYFSNYSSKGFSLNK; this is translated from the coding sequence ATGAAAAAGATAATAAAAATTTTTGTAGATATAATTATGACTATATTATTATTTTTACTTACCGCATATCATTGGACGGGGGATACGATTCATGAATATTTGGGTTTTTCTCTATTCTTTTTCTTTATACTTCATCATATTCTTAATTTTAATTGGTATAAAAGTTTATTTAAAGGAAAATATAGCTTTAATAGAATATTGAATACTTTTATTAATACTATGCTTATAATTTGCATGCTCGGTTTAATGATAAGCGGAATAATGTTTTCCCGTAAAGTTTTATTCTTTCTTAATTTGGATGGAGGCGGAATGTTTAATCGCAGACTTCATATGCTTTCGGCTTCTTGGATTTTCGTTTTTATTTCAGCTCATATTGGAATGCATTGGGGAATGTTTATTGGTATGATGAAATTAAAAAAAATTAAAGCTATTATTTTAAGAATATTGATAAATATTTTAGGAATATCGATTGCAATTTATGGAATATTTTCTTTTGTAAAACGAAGATTATACGAGAAAATGTTTCTTCTTATAGATTACGCTTTTTTTGATTATGACGAGGCGATTATATTTTTCTTTTTAGATTATTTGGCAATTATGGGATTATTTATTTTTATAACTTATTATTTTTCTAATTATTCTAGTAAAGGATTTAGTTTAAATAAGTAG
- the fusA gene encoding elongation factor G — MGKVYKPESIRNVAILGHVGSGKTTLNEALLFRAKCIDKKGEVARGTTVSDYTDEEIKHNMSIRTSLSFIEWKEHKINLLDIPGSGDFSGEINPALRVAESCIVVIDAEFGIQIETEKHWQMANNFKRPRIIFINKIDKDMINHKQLLEKIEHNFKEPPVVPIQIPMGNGKDFKGIIDIIYHKAFFRDDNGNIVEKEIPEEYYEEYRATRDKLKELVCEVDDTLTERFLSGDKFSDEEYIEALTKSILQYKVVPILFGTSLKDIGMGAVLDTIIRYMPSPSYVPATKGKNPITNEEAERTILGNDPFAAFVFRTTIDQYAGRISFFKVRSGSLKSGDEIYNSRTGKREKVAHIYMARGKKQIETDEITAGDIGVLAKLSDCKTADTISSPNSPFQFENLKIPQPIFFTAIKILKNDVKAREVLDTISQEDLTFNVESDSETKETIIKAMGDLQVKLALERVIALTKAEIEQSVPRVAYRETIRKKAQAQYRHKKQSGGSGQFGEVHLEVEPLPRDGGYEFVNDIFGGAIPKQYIPGVEKGIQDALQQGPLGKYPMVDIKVRVYDGKYHDVDSNELSFRIAGSMAAKEAFKNASPVLLEPIMKVIVYVPEEFTGSIMNELTGKRGKILGMDAASNTVQMIKAEVPLSEMLTYSIEMKASTSGRGTFEMEHSHYQELTGPLADKVIEERKALLEASA, encoded by the coding sequence ATGGGAAAAGTATATAAACCCGAAAGTATCCGCAATGTTGCCATTTTAGGGCATGTTGGAAGCGGCAAAACTACTCTAAACGAAGCCTTGCTTTTCAGAGCGAAATGCATAGATAAAAAAGGCGAAGTTGCAAGAGGAACAACCGTAAGCGATTATACGGACGAAGAGATAAAGCATAATATGTCTATTCGCACTTCTTTAAGCTTTATAGAATGGAAAGAGCATAAAATTAATTTGCTTGATATTCCAGGTTCGGGAGATTTTAGCGGAGAGATAAATCCCGCTTTGAGAGTCGCAGAATCTTGCATTGTCGTTATTGACGCGGAATTTGGAATTCAAATAGAAACGGAAAAGCATTGGCAGATGGCAAATAATTTTAAAAGACCTAGAATTATTTTTATCAATAAAATCGATAAGGATATGATTAATCATAAACAGTTGCTTGAAAAAATTGAGCATAATTTTAAAGAGCCTCCCGTTGTGCCAATTCAAATTCCTATGGGAAACGGAAAGGATTTTAAAGGCATAATAGATATTATTTATCATAAGGCTTTTTTCAGAGACGATAACGGAAATATTGTAGAAAAAGAAATTCCCGAAGAATATTACGAAGAATACAGAGCGACAAGAGATAAATTAAAAGAATTGGTATGCGAAGTTGACGACACTTTAACCGAAAGATTTTTATCGGGAGATAAATTCTCTGACGAAGAATATATAGAAGCGCTTACAAAATCGATATTGCAATATAAAGTCGTTCCTATATTATTTGGCACTTCATTAAAAGATATTGGGATGGGAGCGGTTTTAGATACGATAATAAGATATATGCCTTCGCCTTCTTATGTTCCTGCAACTAAAGGAAAAAATCCTATAACTAACGAAGAAGCGGAAAGAACTATATTAGGAAACGACCCTTTTGCGGCGTTTGTATTTAGAACGACTATCGACCAATATGCGGGAAGAATTTCGTTTTTTAAAGTTCGTTCGGGCAGTTTAAAAAGCGGCGATGAAATTTACAATTCAAGGACAGGAAAAAGAGAAAAAGTCGCTCATATATATATGGCAAGAGGAAAAAAACAAATAGAAACGGACGAAATAACGGCAGGAGATATTGGCGTTTTGGCGAAATTATCCGACTGCAAAACTGCGGATACTATAAGCTCGCCGAATTCTCCATTCCAATTTGAAAATTTAAAAATTCCTCAACCGATATTTTTTACAGCTATAAAGATATTGAAAAACGATGTTAAAGCTCGGGAAGTATTGGATACTATATCGCAAGAAGATTTAACTTTTAATGTGGAATCCGACAGCGAAACTAAAGAAACTATAATAAAGGCTATGGGAGATTTGCAAGTTAAATTGGCGTTAGAAAGAGTAATTGCCTTAACTAAAGCGGAAATCGAACAGAGCGTTCCGAGAGTTGCATATAGAGAAACTATAAGAAAGAAAGCGCAGGCTCAATACAGGCATAAAAAACAATCGGGCGGAAGCGGACAATTTGGCGAAGTGCATTTAGAAGTTGAACCTTTGCCAAGAGATGGCGGATACGAATTTGTAAACGATATATTTGGAGGCGCTATACCAAAACAATATATTCCTGGAGTTGAAAAGGGAATTCAAGACGCTTTACAACAGGGACCTTTGGGAAAATATCCTATGGTTGATATTAAAGTGAGAGTTTACGATGGAAAATATCATGATGTCGATTCTAATGAATTATCGTTTAGAATAGCGGGTTCTATGGCGGCAAAAGAGGCATTTAAAAACGCTTCTCCCGTTTTATTAGAGCCAATTATGAAAGTTATCGTATATGTTCCTGAAGAGTTTACGGGTTCTATAATGAACGAACTTACGGGGAAAAGGGGGAAAATACTTGGAATGGATGCGGCTTCTAATACCGTGCAGATGATTAAGGCGGAAGTGCCTTTATCGGAAATGCTTACTTATTCTATAGAAATGAAAGCGTCAACTTCGGGAAGAGGAACTTTTGAAATGGAACATTCGCATTATCAAGAGTTAACGGGACCTTTAGCTGATAAAGTTATAGAAGAGAGAAAAGCTTTATTGGAGGCTTCGGCTTGA
- a CDS encoding cyclophilin-like fold protein, protein MQNIIITIKNKKYEAILYDNSTTKELIKKFPITITMSDLNGNEKYYNFSKSFSTSSENVASINKGDIMLFGDNCLVIFYKSFSTRYRYTKLGYIKNTEDLENSFGKGDINITFEIEY, encoded by the coding sequence ATGCAAAATATTATAATAACGATTAAAAATAAAAAATACGAAGCGATTTTATACGATAATTCAACTACAAAAGAATTAATAAAAAAATTTCCTATTACTATAACTATGAGCGATTTAAACGGAAATGAAAAATATTATAATTTTTCTAAAAGTTTTTCGACTTCAAGCGAAAATGTGGCAAGCATAAATAAAGGCGATATAATGCTTTTTGGCGATAATTGTTTGGTAATATTTTATAAAAGTTTTTCGACTCGTTATAGATATACTAAATTAGGATATATAAAAAATACGGAAGATTTGGAAAACTCTTTTGGCAAAGGAGATATTAATATAACTTTTGAAATAGAATATTAA
- a CDS encoding tetratricopeptide repeat protein, with the protein MSGVYIIVFISVFFILLLIAAKILAKSFKYIASDTEKAKRFISEGKNDLAIEKLRNILSKNKVEKGERAKIHSMIGECYYKTEEYPFAIVEYRHALDEGYYSPELVLSLGKCLSKIGKNEEALSQFLTLLKLDNNYKTIVSMEIGIIYYENHQYETAFKYFDNVLEIDKTNKEALKYKAYCFVNMENYIEAISIMENIIRKNQGDTLLNYNLGRAYKGRGNYKSAIKYYRVSSHDKLYAVKSLYEIALCYIELNNIELAITALDLAIEYNSPDRDLRLAILYTLVECYDKMKNVNKAIEVLENIIIIDSNYKDVSKKLLEYKESRYSEGIKSFFRLENEAFSDFALKIVSCMNLIPYSLKTTNKKYLIVFAKEGKGLHAAKKVIFFRKSYAPIFNEELIQLYDYAVSYNIVNSTLVTSAMASPDAIRYASISRIEIVGIKRLEGLVEKANFTNLPVGVTRGEEKLDWIL; encoded by the coding sequence ATGAGCGGCGTTTATATTATAGTTTTTATATCTGTATTTTTTATACTTCTTCTAATAGCGGCAAAGATATTGGCTAAATCTTTTAAGTATATCGCTTCGGATACTGAAAAAGCTAAAAGATTCATAAGCGAAGGAAAAAACGATTTAGCTATAGAAAAACTTAGAAATATTCTTTCCAAAAATAAAGTCGAAAAAGGAGAGAGAGCAAAAATTCATTCAATGATAGGAGAATGTTATTATAAAACCGAAGAATATCCTTTTGCAATAGTGGAATATAGACATGCTTTAGACGAAGGATATTATTCTCCCGAATTAGTTTTATCTCTTGGAAAATGTTTAAGTAAAATCGGAAAAAACGAAGAAGCTTTATCTCAATTTCTTACTTTATTAAAGTTAGATAATAATTATAAAACTATAGTCTCAATGGAAATTGGAATTATATATTATGAAAATCATCAATATGAAACGGCATTTAAATATTTTGATAATGTTTTGGAAATTGATAAAACAAATAAAGAGGCTTTGAAATATAAGGCTTATTGTTTTGTAAATATGGAAAATTATATTGAAGCTATTTCTATAATGGAAAATATTATAAGGAAAAATCAAGGAGACACTTTATTAAATTATAATTTGGGACGCGCTTATAAAGGCAGAGGAAATTATAAAAGCGCAATAAAATATTATAGAGTTTCTTCTCATGATAAACTTTACGCGGTAAAATCTTTGTATGAAATCGCTTTATGCTATATAGAATTAAATAATATAGAGCTTGCTATAACGGCTTTAGATTTGGCGATAGAATACAATAGCCCAGATAGAGATTTGAGATTAGCGATTTTATACACTTTGGTAGAATGCTACGATAAAATGAAAAATGTAAATAAAGCTATAGAAGTATTGGAAAATATTATTATTATAGATTCTAATTATAAAGATGTAAGCAAAAAATTATTGGAATATAAAGAATCTCGATATAGCGAAGGAATTAAAAGTTTCTTTAGGCTTGAAAACGAAGCTTTTTCAGATTTCGCTTTAAAAATAGTTTCTTGTATGAATTTAATTCCTTATTCTTTAAAGACTACTAATAAAAAATATTTGATTGTATTCGCTAAAGAAGGAAAAGGTTTGCATGCCGCTAAAAAAGTAATATTTTTCAGAAAATCTTACGCTCCAATATTTAACGAAGAGCTTATTCAATTATACGATTATGCCGTAAGTTATAATATAGTCAATTCAACGCTCGTGACAAGCGCTATGGCAAGTCCAGATGCTATAAGATACGCTTCAATTTCAAGAATAGAGATAGTCGGAATAAAACGATTAGAAGGTTTGGTTGAAAAAGCTAATTTTACAAATTTGCCTGTTGGCGTTACAAGAGGCGAAGAAAAACTCGATTGGATATTATAA
- a CDS encoding FlgD immunoglobulin-like domain containing protein, translating to MNKKNNFVRMAKKNYVIFFFLAFFIVYIDSCSLSPNSGIEDFYNYPNPFNSKETNTTYKVSIKSGEIINAKLEIYSTSGDLLDNKDLTVNKKIATCQWSGLDKNGKYLPAGVYTAKITIKDNQDSTFIEEFKTFIK from the coding sequence ATGAATAAAAAAAATAATTTTGTAAGAATGGCTAAAAAGAATTATGTTATATTTTTCTTTTTAGCTTTCTTTATTGTTTATATAGACTCTTGTTCTTTAAGTCCAAATTCTGGAATAGAAGATTTTTATAATTATCCTAATCCTTTTAATTCAAAAGAAACAAACACGACTTATAAAGTTTCTATAAAAAGCGGAGAGATAATAAATGCAAAATTAGAAATTTATTCTACTTCTGGAGATTTGCTTGACAATAAAGATTTAACTGTCAATAAAAAAATAGCAACTTGCCAATGGTCTGGATTAGATAAAAATGGAAAATATTTACCCGCTGGAGTCTATACGGCAAAGATAACGATAAAAGATAATCAGGATTCTACTTTTATTGAAGAGTTTAAGACTTTTATAAAATAG
- a CDS encoding NAD(P)H-dependent glycerol-3-phosphate dehydrogenase — MSNISVIGAGGWGLALANIFSEKHNIKVWVHSEKSYKLLNENHRNDNYLKNIELNKNIFFTMDIKEVVNDSEIIIIVTPSFAFYEACKNIEPFIKNEQILISATKGLDRKTGKTMSEVARSVISGDLNILTLSGPSHAEETAKGIPTAIVVGGEKGISEYARDILTVPPKLRIYNSTDQKGVEIGGALKNIIAIAGGIVDGLKLGDNTKAALITRGLHEIVRFALSKGARIDTMYGLSGIGDLIVTCSSGLSRNNRLGRELARGKKYEEVISESHGQVAEGVYATRAAYDYSKKNNIYMPITEAVYNVLFNDANIRETLNDLMSKEAKSEGFF; from the coding sequence ATGTCAAATATAAGCGTTATTGGAGCTGGCGGTTGGGGACTTGCGCTTGCAAATATTTTTTCTGAAAAGCATAATATAAAAGTCTGGGTTCACAGCGAAAAAAGTTATAAATTATTAAACGAAAATCATAGAAACGATAATTATTTGAAAAATATTGAATTAAATAAAAATATTTTTTTCACTATGGATATTAAAGAAGTCGTAAACGATTCTGAAATTATAATTATAGTAACGCCTTCTTTTGCATTTTATGAAGCTTGTAAAAATATAGAACCTTTTATAAAAAACGAACAAATTTTAATTTCGGCTACAAAAGGACTTGATAGAAAAACGGGAAAAACTATGAGCGAAGTTGCAAGAAGCGTTATCTCGGGCGATTTGAATATATTAACTTTATCGGGACCTTCTCATGCAGAAGAAACTGCAAAAGGAATTCCTACTGCAATAGTAGTCGGAGGCGAAAAAGGAATTTCAGAATATGCGCGAGATATTTTAACCGTTCCGCCAAAATTAAGAATATATAATTCTACCGACCAAAAAGGAGTGGAAATAGGCGGAGCTTTAAAAAATATTATAGCAATCGCAGGAGGAATAGTCGATGGACTTAAACTTGGCGATAATACAAAAGCGGCTTTAATAACAAGAGGATTGCATGAAATAGTAAGATTCGCTTTAAGTAAAGGAGCAAGAATCGACACAATGTATGGACTTTCGGGCATTGGCGATTTGATAGTCACATGTTCAAGCGGATTAAGTAGAAATAATAGATTAGGGCGAGAGCTTGCAAGAGGAAAAAAATACGAAGAAGTTATATCGGAAAGTCATGGACAGGTTGCCGAAGGAGTTTACGCCACAAGAGCGGCTTATGATTATTCTAAAAAAAATAATATATATATGCCGATTACCGAAGCGGTTTATAATGTTTTGTTTAACGATGCTAATATTCGTGAAACATTAAACGATTTAATGAGCAAAGAAGCGAAAAGTGAAGGATTCTTTTAA
- a CDS encoding FkbM family methyltransferase, with amino-acid sequence MQIDNKKTISQELLNKCRKLINKKFDKNKIEKIESEDNFIKALIEGENFNIFYDMLKEEYSKKLFEKIVRYRYMLAFYPNVHQNFKRELFFSIKYGTISTIFWIRKMIFFLITKRIFLPKEVGAFALFHIISLKQYDVKNIFEVKEDATIFDIGAWKGDTAYFFSKKCSNKARIYAFEPDDYAFKILEKIKDKYKLNNIITKNILLSNAEKEIDFISMIENTPTIKKNAITIDKFVEENNFEKIDYIKMDVEGAEKNILEGSIKTIKKFKPFLAIAIYHGGKLFMEDFYNIPIFIKNVINEDYEYYIRTFSPWGGETILFCKPKKI; translated from the coding sequence ATGCAAATCGATAATAAAAAAACTATATCGCAAGAATTATTAAACAAATGCAGAAAATTAATTAATAAAAAATTCGATAAAAATAAAATAGAAAAAATCGAAAGCGAAGATAATTTTATCAAAGCCTTAATTGAAGGAGAAAATTTTAATATATTTTACGATATGCTTAAAGAAGAATATTCAAAAAAATTATTTGAAAAAATAGTTAGATACAGATATATGTTAGCATTTTATCCGAATGTTCATCAAAATTTTAAAAGAGAATTATTTTTTAGTATAAAATATGGAACTATTTCAACAATTTTTTGGATTAGAAAAATGATATTTTTTCTTATTACAAAAAGAATTTTCTTGCCAAAAGAAGTAGGAGCTTTTGCATTATTCCATATAATTTCATTAAAACAATACGATGTTAAAAATATTTTTGAAGTAAAAGAAGACGCTACAATATTCGACATTGGCGCTTGGAAAGGCGATACGGCTTATTTCTTTTCAAAAAAATGTTCTAATAAAGCAAGAATATACGCTTTTGAGCCAGACGATTACGCTTTTAAAATATTAGAAAAAATTAAAGATAAATATAAATTAAATAATATAATTACAAAAAATATTTTACTTTCAAACGCCGAAAAAGAAATTGATTTTATTTCAATGATAGAAAATACTCCGACTATAAAGAAAAATGCAATTACGATAGATAAATTTGTCGAAGAAAATAATTTTGAAAAAATAGATTATATAAAAATGGATGTCGAAGGTGCTGAAAAAAATATATTAGAAGGCTCTATAAAAACAATAAAAAAATTCAAGCCATTTTTAGCGATTGCAATTTATCATGGCGGAAAACTTTTTATGGAAGATTTTTACAATATTCCAATATTTATAAAAAATGTTATTAACGAAGATTACGAATATTATATAAGAACTTTTTCGCCTTGGGGCGGAGAGACAATTTTATTTTGCAAGCCTAAAAAAATATAA
- a CDS encoding iron-containing alcohol dehydrogenase → MLGNFTYCNPTKLYFGKESIKGLNKELPKYGKNVLLVYGGGSIKKSGIYNEIVKILKENGKEVFEDAGVMPNPTVEKLNEGVDIARKSKADFILAVGGGSVCDYAKAVSVSVNCKEDAWEKYYIRFEDVDKETKIIPIGCVLTMVGTGSEMNGGSVITNHSQKLKIGHVFGENVFPKFSILNPEYTFTLPKYQMVSGIYDIMSHILEQYFSGTDDNTSDYIMEGLLKSLIHSSEIAIENPKDYEARSNIMWTATWALNTLVAKGKTQDWEVHMLGQSVGAHTDATHGMTLAAVSMPYYRYILPYGLAKFKRYAINVWNVNGENKSDKEIAEEGLAKMEAWMKKIGLVMNITELGAKEEMLDGMVKSSLIMEGGYKVLNKDDIKAILKASF, encoded by the coding sequence ATGCTTGGAAATTTCACTTATTGTAATCCGACAAAATTATATTTCGGAAAAGAATCCATTAAAGGACTTAATAAAGAATTGCCAAAATACGGTAAAAATGTTTTGCTTGTTTATGGCGGAGGCTCAATTAAAAAGAGCGGAATTTATAACGAGATTGTCAAAATTCTTAAAGAGAACGGAAAAGAAGTTTTTGAAGACGCGGGAGTTATGCCAAATCCTACGGTAGAAAAATTAAACGAAGGAGTGGACATAGCGAGAAAATCGAAAGCCGATTTCATTTTAGCGGTTGGCGGAGGTTCGGTTTGCGATTATGCTAAAGCCGTTTCGGTTTCGGTAAATTGCAAAGAAGACGCTTGGGAAAAGTATTATATTCGTTTTGAAGATGTCGATAAAGAAACTAAAATTATTCCAATAGGTTGCGTCTTAACAATGGTTGGAACGGGAAGCGAAATGAACGGAGGCTCGGTTATAACAAATCATTCTCAAAAATTAAAAATTGGGCATGTTTTCGGAGAAAATGTATTTCCTAAATTTTCAATATTAAATCCCGAATATACTTTTACTTTGCCAAAATATCAAATGGTTTCGGGAATTTACGATATAATGTCGCATATTTTAGAGCAATATTTTTCAGGAACTGACGATAACACTTCCGATTATATTATGGAAGGACTTTTAAAATCGCTAATTCATAGCTCCGAAATTGCAATTGAAAATCCAAAAGATTATGAAGCAAGAAGCAATATTATGTGGACGGCGACTTGGGCGTTAAATACATTAGTCGCAAAAGGAAAAACTCAAGATTGGGAAGTTCACATGCTCGGGCAAAGCGTTGGCGCTCATACTGACGCTACGCATGGAATGACGCTTGCTGCGGTTTCTATGCCTTATTATCGTTATATTCTTCCTTACGGGCTTGCAAAATTTAAAAGATATGCTATAAATGTATGGAATGTAAACGGAGAAAATAAATCTGATAAAGAAATTGCAGAAGAAGGTTTGGCTAAAATGGAAGCTTGGATGAAAAAAATCGGGCTTGTAATGAATATAACCGAACTTGGCGCAAAAGAAGAAATGCTTGACGGTATGGTTAAAAGTTCTTTAATTATGGAAGGCGGTTATAAAGTTCTTAATAAAGACGATATTAAAGCCATATTGAAAGCAAGTTTTTAA
- a CDS encoding PTS sugar transporter subunit IIA: MLKIIDKIIKEHVFEDLESKDKDSLFKTLSEKIAAVSTPSADAIFDALKKRETEYTTNIGNGVAVPHGRIQGYGKTDIFVGFLKEEINYDSDSDEKTPVKLVFAILSDLENPQDYLLNLSQIFFLVNQKEILDKVMETKSFEELQSVLEAFKKLDEKFEAEKQIKFLIELERADIQIKAYELYSSTHAQQKSDLVLEEYKKYKDTILSKIDVAVLENYKRIKEGKGEALAKIDNYKCSACNVAIPKMTVNEVRRQNQIIMCFHCGRILFTTD, translated from the coding sequence ATGCTCAAAATAATTGACAAAATAATAAAAGAACATGTATTTGAAGATTTGGAATCAAAAGACAAAGATTCGCTATTTAAAACTTTAAGCGAAAAAATAGCGGCGGTTTCAACTCCATCGGCGGATGCAATTTTTGACGCTTTAAAAAAGAGAGAAACCGAATACACGACAAATATTGGAAACGGAGTAGCCGTTCCGCATGGTAGAATTCAAGGATACGGAAAAACCGATATATTCGTAGGTTTTCTTAAAGAAGAGATTAATTACGATTCGGATTCTGACGAAAAAACGCCCGTAAAATTAGTGTTCGCTATACTTTCTGACCTTGAAAATCCGCAAGATTATCTTTTGAATCTATCTCAAATATTCTTCTTGGTAAATCAAAAAGAAATACTTGATAAAGTTATGGAAACAAAAAGTTTTGAAGAACTTCAAAGCGTTTTGGAAGCTTTCAAAAAATTAGACGAAAAATTTGAAGCGGAAAAACAAATTAAATTCTTAATAGAATTGGAAAGAGCGGATATACAAATTAAAGCCTATGAGCTTTACAGTTCTACTCATGCTCAACAAAAATCGGATTTGGTTTTGGAAGAGTATAAAAAATATAAAGATACTATTTTAAGCAAAATAGATGTAGCCGTTTTGGAAAATTATAAAAGAATTAAAGAAGGCAAGGGCGAGGCTTTGGCAAAAATCGACAATTATAAATGTAGCGCCTGCAATGTAGCCATACCTAAAATGACGGTTAATGAAGTTAGAAGACAGAATCAAATAATAATGTGTTTCCATTGCGGAAGAATATTATTTACTACAGATTAA